In the genome of Chryseobacterium oryzae, one region contains:
- a CDS encoding serine hydrolase domain-containing protein, with translation MKFSLALVSLFIFLFSCQKVENSEIYNKKNIADSAVNAYQQKIYSSQIDSVVNKYHFNGSIGIFKDSIELYRKNRGYSDFETKNKINNSTIFSIASISKQFTAVLILLQVEQGKITLDDKVSKYLKDFKTTEYENISIRQLLNHSSGLNNFGEKLVFQNGSGFNYSNDGYNALGKIIETVSGKSFDENMLELFEKAGMKNSFTGTSFNGKNFAHTYIGNHKTQKIVNGMPKRLANKEIGIPAGGVLSTVDDLHIWNNALYSGKIIGAETLKKFMQKSTERKHPIFGTMGYGLGIMTNNHLPLSYFHSGYVKGAPSLNIYYPKTKTSIIILSNLADEEKGKSSSFSVHKKIKEIADILETAP, from the coding sequence ATGAAATTCTCCCTTGCCTTGGTTTCTTTATTTATATTTTTATTTTCCTGTCAAAAGGTCGAAAATTCCGAAATTTATAACAAAAAAAATATCGCCGATTCTGCGGTTAATGCTTATCAGCAAAAAATATACTCATCGCAAATAGATTCTGTTGTTAATAAATACCACTTTAATGGAAGTATAGGAATTTTTAAAGACAGCATAGAATTATATCGTAAAAATAGAGGCTATTCAGATTTTGAAACTAAAAATAAAATCAACAATTCCACCATATTTTCCATAGCATCAATCAGCAAACAGTTTACCGCAGTTTTGATATTACTACAAGTAGAACAAGGAAAAATTACACTCGATGATAAAGTTTCGAAATATCTTAAAGATTTCAAGACCACAGAATATGAAAACATTTCTATTCGCCAGCTTTTAAACCACAGTTCAGGATTAAATAATTTTGGAGAAAAGCTTGTTTTTCAAAACGGCTCAGGATTCAACTATTCTAATGACGGTTACAATGCATTAGGTAAGATAATAGAAACTGTTTCCGGAAAATCTTTCGATGAAAATATGCTAGAATTATTCGAAAAAGCCGGAATGAAAAATTCTTTTACAGGAACTTCCTTCAACGGAAAAAATTTTGCTCATACCTACATTGGAAATCATAAAACGCAGAAAATAGTGAATGGCATGCCCAAAAGATTAGCCAATAAGGAAATCGGAATTCCCGCAGGCGGCGTCTTATCTACTGTTGATGATTTACACATTTGGAATAACGCTTTGTATAGCGGAAAAATTATCGGTGCAGAAACTTTAAAAAAATTCATGCAAAAAAGTACAGAAAGAAAGCATCCTATTTTCGGAACAATGGGTTATGGATTGGGTATTATGACGAATAATCATCTACCACTCTCCTACTTCCACAGTGGATATGTAAAAGGTGCACCATCACTCAATATTTATTATCCCAAAACGAAAACTTCTATTATTATTCTATCCAATCTTGCTGATGAGGAAAAAGGCAAATCTTCCTCTTTTTCAGTTCATAAAAAGATTAAAGAAATTGCTGATATTTTAGAAACTGCACCGTAA